One Paraburkholderia phymatum STM815 genomic window, GATCTCGTGTGGCATCCGCAACGCGGGCCTGTCGTGATCGAGGTGAATCCGCGCGTGACGTGCGCTTATCCGGCGCTGTCCCGCATGCTTGATTTCAACCTCGGCGCAAGCGTGGTCGCCGGACATGTCGATCTTGGCGACGACTTCGAGTGGAGGCGCCATGCAGCGTGATCTCGTGATCGGCTGGGACATCGGTGGCGCGCACGTGAAGGCGGCGCGGGTCGAGTCAGGACGCGTGTGCGATGTGATGCAGTGGGTCTGCCCGCTATGGCAGGGCCTCGCGCATCTCGACGCCGTGTTCGATGCCGTCGCGCAGCGTTGGCCCGATCACGGCGACGCCGAGCACGCGGTCACGATGAGCGGCGAGATGGCCGATATCTTCGACGATCGCGCGACAGGCGTGAGCGCGCTGGCAAACCGGCTGGCACACCGCTTCGGGCCGCGCACATCGTTCTACGCGGGGTGCGCGGGATGGCAGCCATACGAAGCCGTCACGGACCGTTGGGCTGACGTCGCCTCCGCCAACTGGCACGCGACGGCGGCCTTGATCGCGGCGCGCGTGCCCGCAGCGGTGCTCGTCGATATCGGCAGCACGACGACGGACTTCATCGCGATCCGCGAAGGTATGCTCGTTTCGCGCGGGTCGGACGATGCGCAGCGGCTCAGATCCGGCGAACTCGTCTATCAGGGCGTCGTGCGCACGCCTTTATGCGCGCTCGCGCAGCGCATCCGCTTTGGCGGAGAGCTGCACAACGTAATGAACGAACTGTTCGCGACCACAGCCGATATTTACCGGCTGACGCGCGAACTCGATCCGCTGCACGATCAGCACCCCGCTGCCGATGGCGGCGAGAAGGACCGGCTCGGCAGCTGCCGGCGTGTCGCGCGGATGATCGGCCGCGATGCGCGCGAAGCGTCGATGGCCGACTGGGAGTGCTTCGCGCGCGAATGGCGCAAGGCACAGCTCGCGCATCTGTCGGCGAACCTTGCGCAGGTGCTCGGGCGGGTCGGCCTCGGGCATGATGTCGTGCTCGTCGCGGCGGGCTCTGGGGCGTTTCTCGCCGACGAGCTGGCAGCCCAGTTCGGACGCGACGTGATGCCGTTTGCGTCGCTCGTCGACGCCGACGATACAGCCGCGCGGTGGGCGCAGGTCTGCGCGCCCGCCGTCGCCGTCGCGCTGTTGCGCGCGGACGAACGTTGCGCGGCCAACGCGACCGTTTGAACCTCGGCAAACTCCGCACATGAGGCATCTATGTGGGTCGTGAAGATTGGCGGCAGCATGAGCCGCGATCCGTTGCTCGAAGAATGGCTCACGGATCTGGTCGACTTCGGCGGCGGGCGCGTCGTAATCGTGCCGGGCGGCGGCGATTTCGCGGAGCAGGCGCGCGAGCATCAGGACATCTGGCGTTTCGACGACGTCGCCGCGCACAACATGGCCGTGCTGGCGATGGCGCAATGCGCGCTGATGATGCACGGCATATCGCGGCGCCTCGTGATCGCTGCTACGGATGCACAGATCCGCGCCGCGCTGCATGCGGGGCGAGTCGCGGTATGGGCGCCCCTCGACCTGCTGTATCAGGAGCCCAACCGGCTGACCAGCTGGGACGTCACGTCGGACAGCCTTGCCGCCTGGCTCGCGAATCGGTTGAACGCGGAACGTCTGCTGATCGTGAAGTCTTGCGAGATCGAGCGGGACCGATCGATCGACGAATATGCCGCGCTGGGCATCGTCGACCGGTCATTGGCGGGATTCACGCACGACGCGCCGTATCCCGTCGATCTGCTGAGCCGGACCGACGGGGCGCGCGTGCGCGACCTGCTGCTTCACGCGACGACGGACTGACCGACTGCGACGGTGCCGAAGCCGGTATCGTTGGCGGCGGGGCTCGCCGCGCCTGGCGTATGGGCTGGGTACGACAGCCGCGCGCGCAGATCGTGCACGCGCGCGGCATTGAGGCGCCCTGTGCGCGAGCCGTCGCACAGTGCCGTGCGGAAGCCGGCGATATCGGGGCCGAGCGCGCGAATCAGCGGTACGTGCCCGCTCAGCAGCGAGCCCGCGAGTCCCGCCATCACATTGTGCGAACGCGCGATCTGCACCACACGGTCGAGCACCGCGAGCGGCACGCATTGAAAGAGATTGCCGCGCTTC contains:
- a CDS encoding hydantoinase/oxoprolinase family protein, which gives rise to MQRDLVIGWDIGGAHVKAARVESGRVCDVMQWVCPLWQGLAHLDAVFDAVAQRWPDHGDAEHAVTMSGEMADIFDDRATGVSALANRLAHRFGPRTSFYAGCAGWQPYEAVTDRWADVASANWHATAALIAARVPAAVLVDIGSTTTDFIAIREGMLVSRGSDDAQRLRSGELVYQGVVRTPLCALAQRIRFGGELHNVMNELFATTADIYRLTRELDPLHDQHPAADGGEKDRLGSCRRVARMIGRDAREASMADWECFAREWRKAQLAHLSANLAQVLGRVGLGHDVVLVAAGSGAFLADELAAQFGRDVMPFASLVDADDTAARWAQVCAPAVAVALLRADERCAANATV
- a CDS encoding amino acid kinase family protein — encoded protein: MWVVKIGGSMSRDPLLEEWLTDLVDFGGGRVVIVPGGGDFAEQAREHQDIWRFDDVAAHNMAVLAMAQCALMMHGISRRLVIAATDAQIRAALHAGRVAVWAPLDLLYQEPNRLTSWDVTSDSLAAWLANRLNAERLLIVKSCEIERDRSIDEYAALGIVDRSLAGFTHDAPYPVDLLSRTDGARVRDLLLHATTD